The DNA segment atataacttttaCGTTAGAATTGATACAAATTTCTGTTActtttagaaataaatatatatggtaAAACACTGTTTTAgtaatgatttttatttaagttaattatttaattttattttttcggcATATTTTCAGAACAATACTGCTTTTAGTGAAAATAGTAAGCGGGTACCTTATACGacactgtagttttcttaaaattaataaaaatatcctCATGAATCTTCATGAAAcatttatattgatattgaagAATCTGCATATGTTATTATCTGAAAGAGAATACGATTGTTAAACTCCAACTAGATTGAGGCAATTAAGGAAGTACAACTGAACGAAAACtgtaaaaagaataaaataaaatcaataaacttCAGTTAACATTGTGAAATGCTTACACGTGCGTACAACATCTTTAATATTCcaatattctatattctaaTGAGTTTCCATGTAGCACAAATTCAAGCGTTTAACATAAGTGATCGTAAacaaagtaataaataatggTCCCTTTGGAgagatttataaaaataaagaaatatttataagcacAATAGGGCAAAAAAATATTGGGAAACAAATTCAAACAAGCCAAAGACATGCTGACACTTTTTATGGCTTATTGCTTGTTAGAGAAGCATGTGTATAAAAAATGGGCCATCTAATTGGCTAGCCTGCATATTTTACGATGCTAATGGCCTGTTGCTCCATCTCTTCGTCTGACAGCCTGAATGTTCCTCAAGGACAGTCTGACGTTGACAGGATGTGATTAAAATCCCTTATTTCGTCAATTGCCATTTGATAAATcaactgtttctttttttagccGTGCTCACAGATACTCTGTAAGTTAATATATAGACTGAAAACTATTTCCGGACAAAAGTAACAAAGTAGAACAAAACAATTATTGTAACTACTTTATTCTATATTCATACATCATAAATTTatcctttttttcttttctcctGTATATGCTGGATCGTAAGGCTGAACCTCTGCTGTGCCTATGATCGCAAATACAATGGCAGATATGATAAAGATCACGAAACCCAACCAAAATACAACACGCCACTCATTCATTGTGGCCTGTTAAAAAGATACTTTAGTTTAAACACACTTGTTGATTGAGCATCAGCTTACGTTTGGCGTCAAATACCCGACTACTGGAGGTGAGGCTAAACCTGCAAGAGAGCCAAGTCCATTGCAAATCGCCATTAGGGTGCCTGCATAGCTTGGTGACATATCCATGGGTGTCAACTTTTGTCCAGAGTAATAAAAACCCATTAGAAACAttgcaaaagtaaacaaacctATTACTAGAATCTTATTGCATCCTGCATATGAAGCCAAGACGGTGAATGCACCTGGTCCAAAGGCAGCTGGAAGAAATAATATTAGAAGATGAATAAGATGGAATATTCAATAGTGGCAACTtacatataaaagtatataatttaCGTTCATTGGTTATAGACATTTTTCCCGACTTAATTATATAATCTGCAAGTAAACCAGCAAGATTCGTACAAACGAACATAGCAAGAAAAGGAAGGGCCGTCACAAATCCATTCGATCGAATCGAAAACCGAATAACATTAGCAATGTACTTGGGGAGACACGTGATCATTACATAGTAGCCCCAGTCATGGCCGATTTGACTTATTACCAAGGCCAGTAAAGGCACACTGAGTAACAATTCTTTCCACGGTAGCGGCGACTTTCCCTGGCTACGTTCACCCAATGCTTCAGTCAGATAGCTAAGCTCTTCAGGCTTAATGCACGGATGTTGGTCCGGTCGGCTggtacataaaaaaaacttagaTTGGGATAGATTAGAAACGAGTTCATAGATTCGCAAATAggaatacatacaaatattataaaccaCACAGGTCCCGTTAAACCAAAAACCACAAAGGTAACTGACCAATGGAAGTAGTGAAGCATGAGCCCAGAACTTAGGTTACTAACGACCGTACCTATAGTAACTCCACTGAAGGCAAAGGCACACAATCTGCCACGCTCATGGGATGGTACCCAGGAGGAGAGCAAGGCCGTGAGCCCTGGAAACAGAGGTCCTTGTGCTAGTCCCGTAAACACACGCA comes from the Drosophila sulfurigaster albostrigata strain 15112-1811.04 chromosome 2L, ASM2355843v2, whole genome shotgun sequence genome and includes:
- the LOC133845043 gene encoding putative inorganic phosphate cotransporter isoform X1, with amino-acid sequence MDNRPEWGKGCSRGCLLPQRVVVAIMSFLAIICAYTHRVSISHVITKLVVPINRTNDDVDKEDVCPVDEDTSTETPLNKGDYDWSEQMQGYILGSFYLGYLISQLPGGVLADKYGAKWVLSACLLLSGLCTMCLPLAIHVGEEWGLIVMRVFTGLAQGPLFPGLTALLSSWVPSHERGRLCAFAFSGVTIGTVVSNLSSGLMLHYFHWSVTFVVFGLTGPVWFIIFFFLCTSRPDQHPCIKPEELSYLTEALGERSQGKSPLPWKELLLSVPLLALVISQIGHDWGYYVMITCLPKYIANVIRFSIRSNGFVTALPFLAMFVCTNLAGLLADYIIKSGKMSITNERKLYTFISAFGPGAFTVLASYAGCNKILVIGLFTFAMFLMGFYYSGQKLTPMDMSPSYAGTLMAICNGLGSLAGLASPPVVGYLTPNATMNEWRVVFWLGFVIFIISAIVFAIIGTAEVQPYDPAYTGEKKKRINL
- the LOC133845043 gene encoding putative inorganic phosphate cotransporter isoform X2; protein product: MDNRPEWGKGCSRGCLLPQRVVVAIMSFLAIICAYTHRVSISHVITKLVVPINRTNDDVDKEDVCPVDEDTSTETPLFFLCTSRPDQHPCIKPEELSYLTEALGERSQGKSPLPWKELLLSVPLLALVISQIGHDWGYYVMITCLPKYIANVIRFSIRSNGFVTALPFLAMFVCTNLAGLLADYIIKSGKMSITNERKLYTFISAFGPGAFTVLASYAGCNKILVIGLFTFAMFLMGFYYSGQKLTPMDMSPSYAGTLMAICNGLGSLAGLASPPVVGYLTPNATMNEWRVVFWLGFVIFIISAIVFAIIGTAEVQPYDPAYTGEKKKRINL